In Thermoanaerobaculia bacterium, the following are encoded in one genomic region:
- a CDS encoding O-methyltransferase has translation MANDPSGLGQGDATVARYLESVLGPEDAVLAEIRERSRAAGLPEIEVARFDGRHLETIARAAGAKKIVEIGTLG, from the coding sequence ATGGCGAACGACCCCTCCGGACTCGGTCAGGGCGATGCGACGGTCGCCCGCTACCTCGAATCGGTCCTCGGTCCCGAGGACGCGGTCCTCGCGGAGATCCGCGAGCGCTCCCGGGCCGCGGGCCTTCCGGAGATCGAGGTCGCACGTTTCGACGGCCGCCATCTCGAGACGATCGCCCGCGCGGCCGGAGCGAAGAAGATCGTCGAGATCGGGACGCTCGGC